From Nonlabens sp. Ci31, the proteins below share one genomic window:
- a CDS encoding ester cyclase yields MKTHNYSMLTLIAVLFLCLGCQSNSGRENADYNRELILQYHEVWNTGQVEKLNEILAPDFVCHYLTDQEWKGIAGSKTEIVNWRALFPDWHEEVVDIIIEKDKVVTRYNSTGTHSGTYEGIDSTGTKVMIAEISIYRIKDGKLAEQWCLMDDSALKTQILNYKEQ; encoded by the coding sequence ATGAAGACACACAACTATTCAATGCTAACATTAATCGCTGTTCTATTCCTTTGTTTGGGTTGTCAGTCAAATAGCGGAAGAGAGAACGCAGACTACAATCGAGAGCTTATACTTCAATACCATGAGGTTTGGAACACTGGACAAGTAGAAAAATTAAATGAAATATTAGCTCCTGACTTTGTATGTCATTATTTAACTGATCAGGAGTGGAAAGGCATTGCCGGATCCAAAACTGAAATCGTTAATTGGAGAGCGCTATTTCCCGACTGGCATGAAGAAGTAGTCGATATTATTATTGAAAAAGATAAAGTGGTAACACGCTATAATTCCACAGGAACACATTCGGGAACTTATGAAGGAATTGATTCGACTGGGACTAAAGTGATGATTGCTGAAATATCCATTTACCGAATTAAGGACGGCAAACTTGCTGAACAATGGTGCCTTATGGACGATTCAGCTTTAAAAACACAAATTCTCAATTATAAAGAACAATAG
- a CDS encoding N-acyl-D-amino-acid deacylase family protein: MKSTLTALIIGFLLASCSQPQTFDVLIKNGQIIDGSGQPSYVGDIAINADTIAAIGNLKNAKGRQEIDATGLVVAPGFINMLSWATESLIEDGKSQSDIRQGVTLEVFGEGWSMGPVTEASIKAIREIGYGNIVYDFEWETLGEYLEFLTKKGVSPNVASFVGATTLRINTVGFEDRAPTDEEMEQMKSMVKKAMEEGALGIGSSLIYAPAFYASTEELIELCKVASAYEGMYISHMRSEGNQLLESLDELIRIADEANIRAEVYHLKMAGKDNWNKFDAVVSKIDSARAAGLDITTDMYTYTAGGTGLNATMPPWVQEGGYEKWAERLQDPKIRKQLIKEMTTPTNEWENYMMAVESYDDMLLVGFKNDSLKYLTGKSLAEVAEMRKTSPEETAMDLVIQDGSRVGTIFFLMSEENVKKQLALPYMSFGSDEESSAPEGVFLETSNHPRAYGNVARLLGKYVRDEKVISLEEAIYKLTTLPATNLKIKKRGALKTGYFSDLAIFNPNEIQDHATFEKPQQFSTGMVHVFVNGVQVLKDGKHTGALPGQVVRGPGYKN, translated from the coding sequence ATGAAATCAACACTAACAGCCCTTATTATTGGCTTTTTGCTCGCCAGTTGCTCACAGCCACAAACCTTTGATGTGCTCATCAAGAATGGACAGATAATCGATGGTTCAGGACAACCTTCTTATGTAGGTGATATAGCTATCAATGCTGATACCATTGCAGCCATTGGCAATTTGAAAAATGCAAAAGGTCGTCAAGAAATAGATGCCACAGGTTTAGTGGTTGCGCCTGGTTTTATTAATATGTTGAGTTGGGCTACAGAATCGTTGATCGAAGACGGCAAATCTCAAAGTGACATCAGACAAGGAGTGACCTTAGAAGTCTTTGGTGAAGGATGGTCTATGGGGCCAGTCACGGAGGCTTCAATAAAAGCTATAAGGGAGATTGGTTACGGAAATATAGTATATGATTTTGAATGGGAAACCTTGGGAGAATACCTTGAATTCTTAACGAAAAAAGGAGTTTCCCCTAATGTCGCCTCTTTTGTGGGTGCCACAACATTGAGAATAAATACTGTGGGATTCGAAGACCGAGCTCCGACCGATGAAGAAATGGAGCAAATGAAAAGCATGGTAAAAAAAGCAATGGAAGAGGGTGCCTTGGGCATTGGTTCATCATTGATTTACGCTCCCGCCTTTTATGCAAGCACAGAAGAATTAATAGAACTCTGTAAGGTTGCTTCCGCTTATGAAGGGATGTACATCTCCCATATGCGCAGTGAAGGCAATCAACTTCTGGAAAGTTTGGATGAGTTAATTCGAATTGCCGATGAAGCCAATATTCGGGCTGAAGTGTATCATCTAAAAATGGCAGGCAAGGATAACTGGAACAAATTTGATGCTGTGGTCTCCAAGATTGATTCTGCACGAGCAGCCGGACTGGATATCACAACGGATATGTATACCTACACCGCTGGGGGAACAGGTCTTAATGCTACCATGCCGCCATGGGTGCAAGAAGGAGGCTATGAAAAATGGGCCGAACGCCTGCAAGACCCAAAAATTAGAAAGCAATTGATAAAAGAAATGACCACACCTACCAATGAATGGGAAAATTATATGATGGCAGTCGAATCCTATGACGATATGCTATTAGTAGGTTTTAAAAACGACAGCCTGAAATATTTAACCGGAAAGTCGTTGGCGGAAGTGGCAGAAATGCGTAAAACATCTCCCGAGGAAACCGCAATGGATTTGGTCATTCAAGATGGTAGCAGAGTAGGAACTATATTTTTCTTGATGTCGGAGGAAAATGTAAAAAAACAACTCGCACTCCCCTATATGAGCTTCGGTTCAGATGAAGAATCTTCTGCACCTGAAGGTGTTTTTTTAGAGACGAGTAACCATCCTCGGGCGTATGGAAATGTCGCTCGACTTCTGGGCAAATATGTTCGCGATGAAAAAGTGATTTCTTTAGAGGAGGCTATTTACAAACTCACAACATTACCTGCTACGAATTTGAAAATCAAAAAACGCGGGGCTTTAAAGACAGGGTATTTTTCGGACTTAGCGATATTTAATCCAAATGAAATTCAAGACCACGCCACTTTTGAAAAACCACAGCAGTTCTCCACAGGGATGGTACACGTTTTTGTCAATGGAGTGCAGGTACTTAAAGATGGGAAACATACAGGTGCATTACCTGGCCAAGTAGTTAGAGGGCCTGGATATAAAAATTAA
- a CDS encoding amidohydrolase family protein, with protein sequence MKKNIIILFVLLHQSFFAQSQTKIIDMHIHSYTDSDFGDREPSQDYYGKKGSKDAESHRIETFAAFEKFNIVKAMVSGNPESVENWVAKDDDHRIIRGILMFSPNDHEMDSVKFEQMVKDKKIEVFGETAPYYGGTTLSDSIWQPYLRICEKYDIPVAVHTGGGDPGGTYSWSPKARLKLGDPYLIEDVLVKYPKLRIYMMHAGGEDWPEHAIRLMAYYPQLYTDLAVMLWVEPNTQRYVKEFLQNIKEAGYLNRVMFGSDQMTWPYAIEKSINFLNSLDFLTEQDKEDIFYNNAARFLKLKE encoded by the coding sequence ATGAAAAAGAACATTATTATTTTATTTGTGCTACTTCATCAATCTTTCTTTGCACAAAGTCAAACAAAGATTATAGATATGCACATTCACTCTTACACGGATAGTGACTTTGGAGATAGAGAACCTTCCCAAGATTATTATGGTAAAAAAGGCTCAAAAGATGCTGAATCACATCGAATAGAAACTTTTGCTGCATTTGAGAAATTCAATATAGTAAAAGCCATGGTAAGTGGTAATCCTGAAAGTGTTGAAAATTGGGTAGCAAAAGATGATGATCATCGTATCATAAGAGGAATTCTTATGTTTTCTCCAAATGATCATGAAATGGATTCAGTTAAGTTTGAGCAAATGGTAAAGGATAAAAAAATTGAAGTTTTCGGAGAAACCGCACCGTATTATGGAGGTACAACTTTAAGTGATTCTATTTGGCAACCTTATTTAAGAATTTGTGAAAAATATGATATTCCTGTTGCTGTGCACACTGGCGGCGGAGACCCAGGAGGTACTTATTCTTGGTCACCAAAAGCAAGATTAAAGTTAGGAGACCCATACTTAATTGAGGATGTTTTGGTGAAGTATCCTAAACTTCGAATTTATATGATGCATGCGGGCGGTGAAGATTGGCCAGAGCATGCCATTAGGCTTATGGCTTATTACCCACAACTGTATACAGATTTGGCAGTAATGCTATGGGTTGAACCTAACACACAACGCTATGTTAAGGAATTTCTCCAAAATATTAAAGAAGCAGGTTATTTAAATCGTGTAATGTTTGGTTCAGACCAAATGACATGGCCTTACGCAATAGAAAAGTCAATTAATTTTTTAAATAGTCTTGACTTTTTGACCGAACAAGACAAAGAAGATATTTTTTATAATAACGCTGCGAGATTTTTGAAACTGAAAGAATAA
- a CDS encoding M28 family metallopeptidase yields MKKLILFLFCHFAISAFAQSVVKVPPAGLAAIQENDLKKDLYEFAGTSFKGRAAGTINELNAAVWVAERFRSIGLKPAGDNNSYFQFFDMWRNRVASTSTVSINGQPLSLWSDVAIAQMAPARIGQPIVYLGKASEIDLSTMDVKGKVVAFDAVPGMLVSGISLPTWRYQRYMMNTYGNALIEKGAVALILIADNDTETVWPDAVENFKLGRFDLEGGANEKVTTTVPVFWVHESAKKEIAENKAELKADIIIERFSYPSVNIVGAIEGSDPKLSKEYVLYSGHTDAHGIRNSIAGDSIYYGADDNGSVNVAMLAVARAFQKKPGKRSVIFVVHGAEEVGLLGSRWFSSHPTIPIETIVAVLNGDMIGRNDPNSAAVLGIQPPHLTSNDLAKMVLEANNEGPKFKLDSLWDRADHPEGWFFRSDHLPYARLGIPSLMYTTLLHPDYHTPKDNAANIDYTKLKKMTEWMYRTGWKVANAAQRPDRVPDFKLER; encoded by the coding sequence ATGAAAAAACTAATCCTCTTTTTATTTTGTCATTTTGCTATTTCAGCATTTGCTCAATCGGTCGTAAAAGTTCCTCCTGCTGGGCTTGCCGCCATTCAGGAAAACGATTTAAAGAAAGATTTGTACGAGTTTGCAGGTACCTCTTTCAAAGGGCGTGCCGCAGGAACAATCAATGAATTGAATGCCGCTGTTTGGGTGGCGGAAAGGTTTAGAAGTATTGGTCTAAAACCTGCTGGCGATAACAATTCCTACTTTCAGTTTTTTGATATGTGGCGTAATCGAGTAGCCAGTACAAGTACGGTGTCAATTAATGGCCAGCCCCTTTCACTTTGGAGCGATGTAGCAATTGCCCAAATGGCACCAGCCCGTATAGGCCAACCCATTGTTTATTTAGGCAAAGCCTCCGAAATTGATTTATCAACTATGGACGTAAAGGGTAAGGTAGTGGCATTTGATGCCGTTCCCGGAATGCTTGTAAGCGGTATATCATTGCCTACTTGGCGGTATCAAAGATACATGATGAATACCTACGGAAATGCCTTGATAGAAAAAGGTGCCGTTGCATTAATCCTAATTGCTGATAACGACACTGAAACCGTTTGGCCCGACGCCGTAGAAAATTTTAAATTAGGACGATTTGATTTAGAGGGAGGAGCAAATGAAAAAGTTACGACAACCGTTCCTGTTTTTTGGGTGCACGAATCTGCAAAAAAAGAAATAGCCGAAAATAAAGCCGAACTAAAAGCAGATATCATCATTGAACGGTTCAGTTATCCATCTGTAAATATAGTCGGAGCTATTGAAGGGAGTGACCCTAAACTTTCAAAGGAATATGTGCTTTACAGTGGCCATACGGACGCTCATGGTATTAGGAACAGTATTGCCGGCGACAGTATTTACTATGGAGCCGATGACAATGGCAGCGTTAATGTAGCCATGCTTGCCGTGGCAAGAGCTTTTCAAAAAAAACCTGGCAAACGTTCGGTAATTTTTGTCGTTCATGGTGCAGAAGAGGTAGGACTTTTAGGTTCAAGATGGTTCTCGTCCCATCCAACCATACCTATCGAAACTATTGTAGCCGTATTAAATGGTGACATGATTGGCCGAAATGATCCTAACAGTGCCGCCGTATTGGGCATTCAACCACCGCACCTTACTTCAAATGATTTGGCTAAAATGGTACTTGAAGCCAATAATGAAGGTCCAAAATTCAAATTGGACTCCCTTTGGGATAGGGCAGACCACCCAGAAGGCTGGTTTTTCAGAAGTGATCATTTACCATATGCTAGGTTAGGGATTCCGTCGCTCATGTACACCACACTTTTACATCCTGATTATCATACTCCAAAAGACAACGCCGCCAATATTGATTATACCAAGCTAAAAAAAATGACCGAATGGATGTACCGTACAGGCTGGAAAGTAGCCAACGCGGCCCAACGTCCAGACCGAGTTCCGGATTTTAAATTGGAACGGTGA
- a CDS encoding prolyl oligopeptidase family serine peptidase — MMKKTILLALVALISSTAFAQWNYPTTKKVEVIDTYFGVDYKDNYQWLEDLNNPEVETWFKQQAEFSNATMSNISGRDELIAEWRKLDALQSETFSDLKKIGQRIFFKKRMPGDKVGKIYYRESMDSPDILLFDPLSFKEGKTLSVESFIPSYDGKKLLIGYSESGAEISILQVLDIDSNTFLPDLIPASAGAMGWTFDDSAFMYMWIKSADNKDPEGRLNPKTKLHKLGTDYKTDVDFFSNEAYPNLNIPSKAYPYISLSKNAKDYVFAGQGTVAKELILYYAPISQFNSENIEWKTLCKATDQLINGTPDNGGLPEVFGTKVYAITYKDAPKYKLIATDLKNPDWANAETVVAETDMSLTGYTRSKDYLLLNYSDGINSHLFKFNPKTKTNTKITLPFMGIAKAKCIDTKTNDFIIDLTSWNKPLTEFSFDADTEKFTASPWNTPVTYPAEYNDLIVEEVEVKGHDGVMIPLSIIYKKGTKKDGSNVCFMRSYGAYGYSMEPYFSTLYNALVTKDVVYAVPHVRGGGEKSEAWYKAGFKTTKPNTWKDFISCAEYLIEEGFTQSSKLSGMGTSAGGILISRAITERPDLFAAAINNVGTSNKMRGEFSANGPVNVPEFGTVKDPVEAKALYEMDGMQHVVDGVNYPAVINIAGWTDSRVVAWQPGKFAAALQNATASNKPVLMKVNYDNGHFTEDREVTWANFADQFAFVMWQTGHPDFQVKK; from the coding sequence ATGATGAAAAAAACAATTCTATTAGCTCTCGTTGCACTTATTAGTTCAACCGCGTTCGCTCAATGGAACTACCCAACAACAAAAAAGGTAGAAGTAATCGACACGTACTTTGGTGTAGATTATAAAGACAATTATCAATGGCTTGAAGATTTAAACAATCCCGAAGTAGAAACGTGGTTTAAACAGCAAGCCGAATTTTCTAACGCCACCATGAGCAACATTTCTGGAAGGGATGAACTCATTGCCGAATGGCGAAAACTGGATGCCCTACAATCAGAAACGTTTAGCGACCTGAAAAAAATAGGTCAACGCATTTTCTTTAAAAAACGAATGCCTGGCGATAAAGTAGGTAAAATCTATTACCGCGAATCAATGGACAGCCCAGATATACTGCTTTTTGACCCATTGAGTTTCAAAGAAGGTAAAACCTTGTCCGTCGAAAGTTTTATACCCAGTTATGATGGCAAAAAACTATTGATAGGCTATTCTGAAAGTGGTGCAGAAATTTCTATCCTTCAGGTTTTGGATATAGATTCCAATACCTTTTTGCCAGATCTTATTCCTGCTTCAGCTGGAGCGATGGGGTGGACTTTCGACGATAGTGCTTTTATGTATATGTGGATAAAATCTGCGGATAATAAAGATCCAGAAGGCCGATTAAATCCTAAAACCAAACTGCACAAATTAGGCACAGATTACAAAACGGATGTCGATTTTTTCAGTAATGAAGCCTATCCCAATTTGAACATTCCTTCCAAAGCCTATCCCTATATATCACTTTCGAAAAATGCAAAAGACTATGTGTTTGCAGGACAGGGAACGGTTGCCAAAGAATTAATACTGTATTATGCGCCAATAAGCCAATTTAATTCAGAAAATATAGAGTGGAAAACCTTATGTAAAGCAACGGATCAATTGATAAATGGTACACCAGACAATGGAGGTTTGCCAGAAGTTTTTGGCACTAAAGTATATGCCATTACCTATAAGGATGCCCCAAAATACAAGCTGATTGCAACCGATTTGAAAAACCCGGATTGGGCAAATGCAGAAACCGTCGTTGCCGAAACCGATATGAGTTTAACAGGATATACCCGTAGTAAAGATTATCTCTTACTCAATTATAGTGATGGGATCAATTCACATCTTTTTAAATTTAATCCCAAAACAAAGACAAATACAAAGATCACCTTACCCTTTATGGGAATTGCCAAGGCAAAATGTATAGATACCAAAACGAACGACTTTATCATAGACCTTACCTCTTGGAACAAACCGCTGACCGAATTTTCATTCGATGCCGATACTGAAAAATTTACGGCAAGTCCGTGGAATACACCTGTAACCTACCCTGCCGAATACAATGATTTGATTGTAGAAGAAGTAGAAGTAAAAGGCCACGACGGCGTGATGATTCCCTTATCGATTATCTATAAAAAAGGGACAAAAAAAGACGGTTCTAATGTTTGTTTTATGAGAAGTTACGGTGCTTATGGATATAGTATGGAACCTTATTTTAGCACTCTTTACAACGCACTGGTAACAAAAGATGTCGTGTATGCGGTACCTCACGTGCGTGGTGGTGGCGAAAAAAGCGAAGCTTGGTACAAAGCAGGGTTTAAAACTACAAAACCCAACACGTGGAAAGACTTTATAAGCTGTGCAGAATATCTCATTGAAGAAGGGTTTACCCAATCTTCAAAATTATCTGGTATGGGCACGAGTGCCGGCGGTATTTTAATATCGAGAGCTATAACCGAGAGACCAGATTTGTTTGCAGCAGCCATTAATAATGTAGGAACTTCTAATAAAATGCGAGGCGAATTTTCAGCGAATGGCCCTGTAAACGTTCCAGAATTTGGTACTGTTAAAGACCCAGTAGAAGCAAAAGCACTGTACGAAATGGATGGAATGCAACACGTTGTAGATGGTGTCAACTATCCCGCAGTAATCAATATAGCCGGTTGGACAGACTCGCGTGTTGTGGCATGGCAACCCGGCAAATTTGCAGCAGCCCTTCAAAATGCAACAGCATCCAACAAACCTGTTTTAATGAAAGTAAATTATGACAACGGCCACTTTACCGAAGACAGAGAAGTAACCTGGGCAAATTTTGCAGACCAGTTTGCCTTTGTGATGTGGCAAACAGGGCATCCAGATTTTCAGGTGAAAAAGTAG
- a CDS encoding YfcC family protein, giving the protein MKKFPNAIVIILSVILFAWILTFIIPQGSYERTLNETTELTTVVSDSYKQQESPHLSTFDLLLAIPKGIVGRADLVVLILILGGCFYLIEKTGALQQGLNQLIVILAGKESLALVIISMLFITAGFTIALQEEIIAMTPILLLFGRSIGYNAKTIVAASLGSAIVGASFSPFNPFGVVIAQKEAGLELLSGYEFRLVVLVIASMVWILYVLRYSSKNRIEKSIKEEVTESLTFRNKLILIFLAITFSVVTYGLIALSWGFNEMSACFFVLGLVSGLIAGFSFNKTTEVYIDGFKEMVFAALIIGLANGVSVILKEGMIIDTIVYGLFGPLQHLPPALSAVLMMVSHSILHFPMPSTSGHAILTMPILTPLADLIGLSRQICVLAYQYGAIMMDLIVPTNGATMAVIALAGINYKNWLKFIVKPVLIMMGIGALAILIAVQIGYS; this is encoded by the coding sequence ATGAAAAAATTTCCAAATGCAATCGTCATCATTCTATCTGTGATACTATTCGCCTGGATACTTACATTTATTATCCCACAAGGCAGTTATGAAAGGACATTAAACGAAACAACCGAGCTAACAACTGTAGTATCGGATTCCTATAAACAACAAGAGTCACCACATCTTTCGACCTTCGATTTACTTCTTGCGATACCCAAAGGCATCGTAGGACGTGCCGATTTAGTGGTTCTAATACTTATACTTGGGGGTTGTTTTTACCTGATTGAGAAGACAGGTGCACTTCAACAAGGGCTAAATCAGCTTATTGTAATCTTAGCTGGTAAAGAGTCTCTCGCATTGGTTATAATTTCAATGCTATTTATAACTGCTGGCTTTACCATAGCCTTACAGGAAGAAATCATAGCCATGACTCCAATATTGCTATTGTTTGGACGTAGCATAGGGTACAATGCAAAAACGATTGTGGCCGCAAGCCTTGGGTCTGCTATCGTGGGTGCTTCTTTTAGTCCTTTCAACCCTTTTGGTGTCGTGATTGCACAAAAAGAAGCAGGTTTAGAGCTTCTTTCTGGATATGAATTTAGGCTAGTAGTCTTAGTTATTGCTTCCATGGTTTGGATTCTTTATGTGCTCCGATATAGCTCTAAAAATCGCATTGAAAAATCAATAAAAGAGGAAGTAACTGAAAGCTTAACTTTTAGAAATAAACTAATTTTAATATTTCTTGCCATTACATTTTCAGTGGTCACTTACGGATTGATTGCTTTAAGTTGGGGCTTTAATGAAATGTCTGCCTGCTTTTTTGTTCTAGGTTTGGTTAGTGGCCTTATTGCTGGGTTCAGCTTCAATAAAACGACTGAAGTTTATATTGATGGTTTTAAAGAAATGGTTTTTGCAGCATTAATTATAGGATTGGCAAATGGCGTATCGGTTATTTTAAAAGAGGGGATGATTATTGACACAATCGTATATGGGCTTTTCGGTCCTTTGCAGCATCTTCCGCCAGCACTATCTGCAGTGCTAATGATGGTATCTCATTCCATATTACATTTCCCAATGCCGAGCACCTCTGGCCATGCTATTTTGACCATGCCTATTCTAACCCCCTTGGCCGATTTGATTGGACTATCGAGACAAATTTGTGTACTGGCTTATCAATATGGTGCCATTATGATGGATTTAATTGTACCCACCAACGGAGCTACCATGGCCGTCATCGCCCTAGCTGGCATCAATTATAAAAACTGGTTAAAATTCATCGTGAAGCCAGTTTTAATAATGATGGGCATTGGCGCACTTGCGATTTTAATCGCCGTACAAATTGGCTATAGTTAA
- a CDS encoding DUF418 domain-containing protein, whose amino-acid sequence MRTTQTSLTPLKALDRIQSLDVMRGIVLFGILLMNINGMALAHAYEDPTISGGAKGWDLYTWVTTNMLFEGTMRALFSLLFGAGMFIFLDRLEKKGAGIKAADIYFRRLLWLLLFGLIHAYLLLWYGEILFSYALMGFLVYSFRNMAPKKLIFIALILFSIGTVWKYADYKSDVKMIENLELVEQFKSEGKALTDELEEATEQWEDLQKERSPEAIAEYNSNMQKNYFGVVAFLAPQNFNFHKYYLFRYDVWDILSMMLLGIAFFKLKLLSAVKSYRFYGIMMGVGYGVGLSVNYYEVQMIIENNFSLLSFSKSNITYELGRVAVAMGHIGAIMLLCKLPVLSLLKNALGAVGKMALTNYVMHSVIAMFLFTGAGFGLFGEFQRHELLYIVFTIWIFQLIASPIWLKYHYFGPLEWLWRNLSYQKKHALKKERSEYQSLK is encoded by the coding sequence ATGAGAACAACGCAAACCTCATTAACCCCATTAAAAGCACTCGACCGTATTCAATCTTTAGATGTAATGAGAGGTATCGTGCTTTTTGGAATTTTATTGATGAACATCAATGGTATGGCATTGGCACATGCTTATGAAGATCCAACAATATCTGGAGGAGCTAAAGGATGGGATCTCTATACTTGGGTCACCACCAATATGCTTTTCGAAGGAACGATGAGGGCTTTATTCTCACTATTATTTGGAGCAGGAATGTTTATTTTTTTAGACCGTCTAGAAAAGAAAGGTGCTGGCATCAAGGCTGCTGATATTTACTTTAGACGTTTACTATGGTTGCTTCTTTTTGGACTCATACATGCCTATCTCCTATTATGGTATGGAGAGATTTTATTTAGCTATGCGCTTATGGGGTTTCTAGTGTATTCGTTTCGAAATATGGCGCCTAAAAAGCTAATCTTCATTGCACTCATTTTATTTTCAATTGGCACCGTTTGGAAATATGCCGATTATAAATCTGATGTTAAAATGATCGAAAACCTTGAATTGGTAGAACAATTCAAATCGGAAGGCAAAGCACTTACCGATGAATTAGAAGAAGCTACAGAGCAATGGGAAGACCTACAAAAAGAGCGTTCGCCTGAAGCCATTGCGGAATACAATTCCAACATGCAAAAAAATTATTTTGGCGTGGTGGCCTTTTTAGCACCTCAAAATTTTAATTTTCATAAGTATTATTTATTCCGTTACGATGTTTGGGATATTTTGAGCATGATGCTCTTGGGTATTGCTTTTTTTAAACTTAAGCTACTTTCTGCAGTAAAATCCTATCGTTTTTATGGCATTATGATGGGTGTGGGTTATGGCGTTGGATTAAGTGTTAATTATTATGAAGTTCAAATGATCATCGAGAACAACTTCTCGTTATTGAGTTTTTCAAAATCCAATATTACCTATGAATTAGGTCGCGTTGCTGTTGCCATGGGACATATAGGCGCCATCATGTTGCTCTGCAAATTACCTGTTTTATCGCTGTTGAAAAATGCCCTTGGTGCGGTGGGTAAAATGGCGCTGACCAATTATGTAATGCACTCAGTCATTGCTATGTTCCTATTTACAGGAGCTGGATTTGGCCTGTTTGGGGAGTTTCAGCGTCATGAACTATTGTACATCGTGTTTACCATCTGGATTTTTCAGCTCATTGCAAGTCCTATTTGGCTTAAGTATCACTATTTCGGCCCATTGGAGTGGCTATGGCGCAATTTGAGCTATCAAAAAAAGCATGCTTTAAAAAAGGAACGTTCAGAATATCAAAGCCTAAAATAG